In Malus sylvestris chromosome 15, drMalSylv7.2, whole genome shotgun sequence, a single genomic region encodes these proteins:
- the LOC126601587 gene encoding uncharacterized protein LOC126601587, whose amino-acid sequence MDGGSSGAASDAAIETLRTRGWCFGDLEQVKAMILIHSALSDDTRTVVDSVESELTNVDLKSISSRSLPDPHTLRKSSHLLGPKVLQIAWVRDVTRCSVEDFARNSNSRRLLKLGLTDGHSEVAAVEYSHIPAIPDDVVPGTKVRLEGKATIRSGIVCLNPKVVTVLGGVVQSLYEEWQMNKKYSGFSRSSLRLSQESDGKGPPPFEKLQIGAAKSRFPQQDKSSNFLDVSSKISGPIVINTEVRPVGRQQNLQLKANDEDKSYKKSEIDNTRKADFLDEGTQDKPSGSATTTRPKEAIEAVPVQNQAAAQKLLQTMSYQNRDDKHSRGRQFRGKGRQEEEPVLYTLDEWEKIKAGAKPSIGGAFTSSSRDEELARQLQTQFDLEDYHVQKGPPDVDAENIKMSMFSYQKDDDRDYEGRGRGGRGRGRGRGRSRGRGRGRGGFC is encoded by the exons ATGGATGGGGGGAGTTCCGGCGCTGCTTCCGACGCTGCAATCGAAACCCTAAGAACCAGAGGATGGTGCTTCGGTGACCTCGAACAAGTGAAGGCGATGATCCTGATCCACTCCGCCTTGTCCGACGACACGCGTACGGTGGTGGATTCGGTGGAATCGGAGCTCACCAACGTGGACCTCAAATCCATCTCCTCCAGGTCCTTGCCCGACCCGCATACACTCCGAAAGTCCTCTCACCTCCTCGGCCCCAAAGTCCTCCAG ATAGCTTGGGTGAGAGACGTTACCAGATGTAGTGTGGAGGATTTTGCAAGGAATTCGAATAGTCGGCGTCTTTTGAAACTTGGGCTCACAGACGGCCACAGTGAGGTAGCAGCCGTGGAGTACTCTCATATCCCGGCAATCCCCGACGACGTCGTTCCGGGTACTAAG GTCCGTTTGGAAGGTAAAGCTACTATCCGTAGTGGAATAGTATGTTTGAATCCTAAAGTTGTGACTGTGTTAGGAGGTGTTGTTCAATCACTTTACGAAGAATGGCAGATGAATAAAAAATATTCTGGGTTCTCACGTTCATCTTTAAGGCTTTCACAGGAAAGTGATGGTAAAGGCCCCCCTCCATTTGAGAAATTGCAAATTGGGGCAGCTAAAAGTCGGTTTCCTCAGCAGGACAAGTCTTCAA ATTTCTTGGATGTTAGCTCCAAGATTAGTGGGCCTATTGTCATAAATACTGAGGTTAGACCAGTTGGAAGGCAGCAGAACCTTCAATTGAAAGCAAATGACGAGGATAAATCTTATAAAAAAAGTGAGATAGATAACACTCGTAAGGCAGATTTCCTTGATGAAGGAACTCAAGACAAACCTAGTGGCTCTGCAACGACAACGAGGCCAAAAGAAG CAATTGAAGCTGTCCCTGTTCAAAACCAAGCGGCTGCACAAAAACTCCTTCAAACAATGAGTTATCAAAACCGGGATGACAAGCATTCAAGAGGTAGGCAGTTTAGGGGAAAGGGGAGGCAAGAGGAAGAACCCGTGCTGTACACTCTGGATGAATGGGAAAAGATAAAAGCTGGGGCAAAGCCTTCAATAGGAGGTGCCTTTACAAGTAGCAGTCGTGATGAGGAACTTGCACGGCAGCTCCAAACTCAATTTGATTTGGAAGATTATCAT GTACAAAAGGGTCCTCCTGATGTGGATGCAGAGAATATTAAAATGAGCATGTTTAGCTACCAAAAAGACGATGACAGGGATTATGAAGGGAGGGGAAGAGGAGGGAGGGGACGAGGAAGGGGACGGGGGAGGAGTAgagggagaggaagaggaagaggaggattTTGTTGA